CGATTAGATTCTAGGTCAAATACATAagaacaataatatttatgtataaatatagacTAGGTGTTTGCCTGCAATTTTACGGgtagttatattatataaagatatatattttatctttacactgttataatttttcaataataattagaaatttaaaatatttggataATCAAAATTTTTGATAATCAAATATTTGTGAAATCAAAAAtttcagtatatatttttagaagatatgtgaaatttaaaatagttcaaaaacataaaccttagtcaaaaaaaaatatttctcttacagaaaagaatattataattaattcagataattggttgtaaaattactttatattttagctTAACAcatgaaaaatcaaaaatactcTAGCtctcaagagaaaaaaaagagtgcGTTTTTTTGTGTAACTTCAATATGACCAATACAATGATCGTAGGCTTTTAACATGAAAGATCTTTTGTAAACGGTTTTGTGTGggctttaaaaacataaaagttaaaataattccTTACctacaaatataattcttttatataataatatataccattaaatttatttctataaaaaatactaaagtattttatttaattatatataactaattgataaaaataaaaaaattgatataacatatatatatatatataacatatatatatatatatatatatatatattatttctctaATTgtacaattagttaccataaactATTATTTGTACTATCATTTGTGTTATTTGGTAATTTGTACTAATTAGTTCTAGATTTACCCTTTATTTTTAGATCTGATTAAAACAATAACTAATAAATGttaacaaccaatcaaattataactatttttaaaaactaaacctATTAAAGACGCATACTCAAAAGTTAATTAaatgacttctcaattaatatatatagtaggatttatcTCTTTAAAACTAATGATTAATTTGGTTAAGCTAAACATAAAACATGTATTAGAAAATGGTAGTTTAAGcatttttctcataatttgtCCCAAATCACACTTTCtcactcatttttttttaatttagtgtttaacataaaactcactattttatcaaaaaataactCATTCAACCAAAtgcttttaattaaaactaatcaCAGTTTACATATctcttaaaattattgttttaatttattttaacttaaattaaaaaatacctatattaattaaatatgattaactaataagaaaaaataatatttcaatttttaaataactaaatgttgttattttaggcatatatacttaatattaatgtgagatccaatattatatgaaataaaatgttttttatttgtatacattttgttaaaattttattatcgtacaatttaaaagtttattatagtgtaaaaaaatacatctcattaatgttttaaataattttttattactttcaatttacattatattttccaTCTTTGACTTTAacaattgtagagatggtcattttTATTGAACTTCCTTACTAAATTTATACCACATTGTCATTAGaaaatgattgaaattttttagaataatatatttgactgttttgcattcatttgacacatttttatactatatataatgaataagtgaatttaattaatattattaagtttagattaattagttttctaaaatttatgatttattttattgactgctaatataaagataataaaaatcatttttataattgtgtctatagtatcatatgtatttatatgtatcttatcaatttatataatgtaatttagatatttaattatttctataaataaattatgttaaTTCATCTATATGTAAGATGCTTAATTGTATGTATGGAAACATAGATTAGATTAGATAATTCTATGaatagtttctttttaaaaactttaaataaataaataaaaaattaaaaacgatcaaccaatcaaattataacaattaattgGAGAGCTATTCTACAAGAAACACGTTAGcaaaaatcactaaagtgatttctcaattaatatatatatatatatatgaggatATTAatctactatatattaattttggagTATTACAACTTTTGAGTGTAGCCACATTGACTTACAATCTTTagcatatatatgacaattaatgattttgaataataaaaattttataatattttttgtatcctcaatcatttttgtttaatttatattattaaaaaaattaaacaatcacattaaccatataataaaaaatctagattttgtttcttatatgttatattttaaaatttttaaaacgaccataaattactaaaactgttaaaaatctcacaatgaaaattttgtgaacaacggttttactttttttgttataaaaagttacaaatgatcacaAAACATATCAATATAAagtatcatttaatagatattcagatTGAATATCTATTACTGAGCTTATATATGTTAAggtaatttagatattttatagtttgaaagatttttgtagtttattttatttgttatcttgaatatattttagttaatttagatagtttaactaattttaattagatttatgaataattttaacattttgaagcttttttcaatttttgagatttttataaatatattttggaaCGATTTCAGATATTGGTtataatccgatccgaaccgaatccggaAGGAATCAAACCGAATCCGACCCGATTATTAGTAAAACCCAAGTCGGATGTATAAgcataatatcaaaattttgaaaatttgaatcaATTGAACCGAAACCGACGGACCCCCGAACGCCCAGACCTATGATACATTAATACACAAACATTTGTATTCATCGTTTTACAATcgataaatattataatattgtaaaatgtTATAAccattaaataaacaaatattagtataaaaaaCTTACTCCGCGCGGATTATCATCTAGTAATATTATTTGccaaaattaatatacaaggacataaatattaattcataaatatattatatttatggttttaccctaaaaatatttaaaactaaaataattttctaaccaggtttttttgttattttcgtGTTATAGGGGAGAAAATGGTATctgataatatttaaaaaataaaaaacagcaGAAAATAGATAATTGGTTCGAAATGTCGTTTTAATAGGTTCAGCGCCAACGATCAGTCAGGAAATTATAACTTCACCTTCCATTCTCTCTATCTTCTTTTCAATCATCTCCAGAATGAAATATACAATTAGGTAGTTTCGATTCGATGCTGCTCAGCTCATCAAAGAAACAATGGCGACTAAAGATGAAGTCCAGAACCATCCTACCGATCCACTGTTGCAGGCATCAGAAAGTGACGGTCACGAAGAGTTCAACGGAGCTTCTTTCACCGGAGCGGTATTCAACCTCGCAACAGCGATCATCGGTGCTGGTATCATGGCTTTGCCCGCCACGATGAAGATCCTTGGACTTGTTCCCGGAATCGTGATGATCCTTCTCATGGCTTTCTTGACCGCCAAGACTATTGACTTCTTGCTTAGGTTTAGCGGAATCGGGAACGCTAGAAGATCGTACGGTGGTTTGATGGAAGATTCTTTCGGTAAAACCGGAAGGATTGTGTTGCAAGTTGCTGTTCTTGTTACCAACATTGGGGTTTTGATCGTTTACATGATCATCATTGGTACCTTATCTTTGATATTATATTGGTCTCTTGTTCCCTACGGCTACTCCATCACTTACTACCTCTAATCTGAGGTTTGGCTCCATCACCGCCGCTCTCATTGCTGTAATCTTTGTGGGTGCAAACTTCATTCCAAGCATCTGGGATGCTTTCCAACTCACTGGAGCTACAACTTCTGTCTGCATCGGTTTCATATTCCCTGCTGCTGTCATCTTGAAGTAAGTCCCCATTGTTTCTCATAACAGACTGGTTTTGGAACCTAATGGATCATTTTACCTGAGAGTATCTCTTCAGGGATAGTCATAACCGAGCAACAAAGATGGACAAGACTATAGCCATTTTCGTGATTTTCCTTGCGGTTTTCTCCAGTGCAATCGCCATTTACAGTGACGCTTACGCCGTAGTCAAGAAGAACAAACCCACATGTTCAATGTGAGCAGATTTGTTTTGTTACTCTACGTGAAACCAAAAAGAGTTATTGGCGATATAAGAAGTCTTTAGATAGTTCTGAACAGCATTATGAATAGTTGTAGTAGAATCTTTAAGTAGATAGATCATATTTGTAAAATACTGTTGCACTGATATAATTGTCACTGAATCTTTAAGATAcagacaaagaaaaaaacagcaACAAGCGTCTATTAGGAGTCATTGGGAcaactcaaaacaaaacaagagtTATAAAGAAACAGCCTTAAAGAATATAGGGTTGACTTTTAGGAAGTTGACTTATCTCCATCGCTGAGACGGGAAGCATTGGCCTCCACAcagtctctttgccaatatccATTTCTGCTACTGCTCTGATTAGATCACTTACTCTTTCTTCTTCCGCGCCATTATCCTTTCTTCTATATCTTATGTGCAATGTCTTCTCTGCTCAACCCTGCTCTTGTTAGTGTTTTCGGCATAGCTCAGGGTTGTGAGCAAACCAAGCACATCAAGAACTTCCCTGTCTACTTTCTCAATCTCAACGAGTGAGGGACACTCGCTGTTTCTTCTGCGTTTTCTGATAATATAGAACATCAATTATGTTAATTCTGTCTGTAAGATAAGAAGTGTATTGTCGACAGCtttttaatatcaaaaatttatattaccATGTTTTTTATTCCTTTTCAGTGGCTATAAAATATTTCAgtgtggcaaaaaaaaaaatatatatatataagaaacataataagagttgacaaaaaaaaaaaaaaacataataataagaaGCCTTATCCTTCTTCTAAATCTTTCTTTAAGCTTCTGTTATCACCACACATAGTTGATGCTGTCTAAAGATCCGTTACCAGAAGTTGAGAGTTGCCGACGACAAGGTAACTTGGGAGATGGAAAATTCttgtcagagagagagagatagattaCCATTCTTATTCGAGTAGTAACTTGGTGGGATCTGGAGCTCTTCAGATTCCAAACTCAACTCAGAAAGCTTTTAGATTCTGAGGGATGGATCCTTGAAAAAGCTTGAAAGCAAATTTGAAGAGATGGTTCGGAGAATAAAGATGGGGTTCCTGTTGAGAAATGATTCCTAGAGTAAAACCTGCATATGAAAGAGGGAAGAcagtgagaagaagaagaacaacaagcaaggagaagaggaagaagaatcaaACGTCGTGAAGGaaggaagaaagaagagaagagtgaGTAATTAATTGGTTAGTAAGCTAACTAAGTTCAGAGTTGGTAGAATAGTTAAGCTTTGGAGTGTAAGATTAGTCTAAAGACTATAAGTATGGAATATGTTTAAGTGAGCAAGGAAGCAGCAGG
The sequence above is drawn from the Brassica napus cultivar Da-Ae chromosome A8, Da-Ae, whole genome shotgun sequence genome and encodes:
- the LOC125577013 gene encoding amino acid transporter AVT6B-like, translated to MATKDEVQNHPTDPLLQASESDGHEEFNGASFTGAVFNLATAIIGAGIMALPATMKILGLVPGIVMILLMAFLTAKTIDFLLRFSGIGNARRSYGGLMEDSFGKTGRIVLQVAVLVTNIGVLIVYMIIIGTLSLILYWSLVPYGYSITYYL